The Corynebacterium felinum DNA segment GGCAGGCTTCCGAAGTCGGCGGGTGAGTTGCCGAAGCGCGGACGCCCGAAAAAGGATGCGCCGAAGCCACCCGCGCAGTGATTGTTAGCAGGGTGCGGAGAAGTCACTGCGGGTATTGAGGCTGCGTACGTTGCCGCCGTGTTGGGTTTTTCCGGCGCAGGCGGCTTCGGGGTTGTGCCCGTAGTCGATGTAGATGGGGTAGATGGTGTGCCCGTTGAGTTGGCCGCGAATAGAGGAGCAGAATCCGGGTGTTCCTACTTGTGATCCGGGGTAGGTGGATAGGGCGGTGCTGATTTCTTCCTGCGGGTATGTTCCCGGCGCGGCGAGTGCTGAGTGCACGATGAGAATGTAGCGTCCATCGCATTTCTCGCTTGTCGACGTCGCCTCCTGCGTATCTGGCACAGTTACTGTAACAGGGGGTGGGGTAGCGGTGACAGTGGCTGTGTGAGTGCTTGGTGTTGGGGTGCTGGGTTCGTGGCTTATCACGACGGTAGTCGCAGTCGGCTGCGCGGCAACAGGCTGCCGATCGGTGGGTCGCGTCAGCATGTAGGTTATCAGTGCGCTAATAACCGCTGCCACTACAACGAGTGTGATAATCACTGTGGTGCGTGTGCTGCGAGGTTGGGGTTGGGGTTGGCGAAAAGGGTTAGGGTTGTAGCTGGTCATTGTGGGTGTTTGGGTGCTGGTTGAGTGGGGATGTGGGGGAGCATGCGCAGCGCAAAGAAGATCACGATGACTGCGATGAGAATGGCCACGAGATAAGAATAGGACGCGCCGGTGGGGGTGTGCGCTGAACGTGAAAGCGCCAAAATGAGCACGGCGGTGCCTATAGCGCCAGCGAGTTGTTGGAGGGTGGCAATGGTGGCAGAGCCGTGTGAGTAGAGGTTTTTGGGCAATACGCTTAACGAGGTTGTCATCAGCGGTGTCATTGATAATCCCAACCCTAGGGCGTTGAGGATAAAGCACAATGCCACTAGGCTGACCGCCAGTGGTTGCTCAAGGAAGCTGTAGCGCGCTAACGAATCGGTATTAGCGGTGGTCAAATACATGCCAATTGTCGCTATGGTCACGAGTAGAACTCCTGGGATCAGCAGTGGTTTGAGCCCTACTTTGTCAAAGATGGCACCAATTTTGGGCCCTGTTAATCCTTGAATCAAACTGCCGGGCATCACCACAAGCCCGGAGACAACCGTGCCTACCAGTAATCCTTTTTGGAGGTAGATCGGAATGATGGTCACGCTACCGAGGAACATGCCGAGCAAAAGCGCCATGATAATCAGCGCGTTACGGAAGGTGGGGTTTTCAAAGGTGCGCAGATCAAGCAGGGGGTTTCCGGCGTCGACAAGCCTGCGCTGGCGGTGCACAAACGCCACGATGCACGCAAGCGCCACCCCCAGGATCACGGTGGAAAGCACAGTGCCAATCGTGCTTAGACCGTAGACTAAACCACCAAAACCACCCGCGGCTAACGGGATGGAATAAAAATCAAGACTGCTTGCGCGCCCCGGGCCGAAATCGCGCACCAACACAAAACCGGCGACCGCGCTGAGCAGAACAAACGGCACCATGAACAAAAATACCCAATGCCAGCTGGCGTAGCGCAAAATCACACCGGATGTGGTTGGACCTAGGGCTGGGGCGACCGCAATCACGACGGTGACAATACCCATGATGTGACCGCGCTGATTGATCGGCACCACCCTAGCCACAGTGGTCATCAGCAGGGGGAACACAAGGGCGGTGCCAGTTGCTTGAATAATGCGCCCGGCTAAAAGGAATGCGAAGATCGGGGCGCTGGCCGCGATCACGGTGCCGAGGAAAAACAGGCTGATGGCGGCAAAGAACACGCGCCGGGTGCTGAACCTTTCAATCACCCACCCTGTCATGGGGATTACTGAGGCCATGGTGAGCATGAAACCTGTGGTGAGCCATTGGGCCACAGACTCCGTGATAGCAAAATCAACCATGATTGCCGGCAACGCAACCGCCAATACTGTTTCGTTGAGAATCATCACCGTTGTGGTGAGCACCAGCACGGCGAGGAGTTGTTTTTCTTTCCTCCCGAATTGCGCTGGCGGTGGGGAGTGCTGCGCGTGTTCTTCCATAGCAACACACCTTAGCGGTGGGGCTACTAATGGTGAAGCTACCCTAACTACCACTCCCCCTGTGTGCACCCCTGATGGGAACAACCCCTCTTATTCTTTCCCGTGGGTAAAGAATGAGGGGGGTTTTAAGGTTTTACACCTTGAGTTTTTTACTTGAACAGTTGTGCAAACCAGTCGAAGATGCCTTTGAAGAAACCAGCAATCGTGTTGATCACCTTCTTGATCGCCCCGAAGGTACCGTTGTTGTCTTCTTCAACCTTCTTTTCAAGTTCTGCAACCTTGCTTTCGGCCTTTTCAAGCTTCTGCTCGGTATCAGCAACCTTCTTCTTCAGCGAATCTACTTGCTCACGCGCCTGGGCAAGTTGCTTTTCCAGCTCCGCTTGCGCTGCTTCATGCTGCTTGATCAGCTCTGCCTTTTCTGCGGCTGCCTGTGCAAGAAGCGCAGCTTTTTCTTCAGCTGCCTTAGCTTCAACTGCAGCCTTCTCGTCAGCAGCAGCCTTCAGCGCAGCTGCCTTATCTTCAGCGGCTTTAGCCTCAGCCGCGGCAAGATCCTTAGCAGCCTTATCACGAGCAGCAGCAAGATCAGCCTCAGCCTTGCGCTCTACCGCAGCCTTCTCATCAGCAGCAGCCTTCAACGCAGCAGCCTTATCTTCAGCGGCCTTCTGCTTTGCGGCCTCCAGCTCAGCGGCTGCCTGCTCACGCGCTTTCACAAGGTCAGCTTCAGCCTTCTTTTGTGCAGCAACAGCAGCTTCGAGCTTTGCACGCTCAGCGGCAAGCGCATCTTCAGCTTCCTTCACCTTAGCTTGCGCTTCCGTGGCCTTCTGGCGCTCGGCAGCAACCTCGCGATCCATCTGCTCTTGAGCTTCACGCAAAGTTGCAATAGCAGCTTCTTGTGCTTGCTGCAACTGGCGGGTTGCTTCTGCACGAGCGGCGGCTAAATCTTCTTCAGCCTTCTGCTCAGCTACCTTCAGCTTCTCTGCGGCTTCTTCCTTCGCGACTGCCAAATCACGAGCAGCCTTTTCTTCTAGGGCTGCCTTCTCTTCTTGTGCTGCAGTCTGAGCATCTTCAAGATCCTTGGCTGCCTTTTGCTTCGCAGCTTCCAATTCTTGAGCAGCCGTTTGCTTTGCTGCCTCAAGTTCCTGAGCAGCGCGCTCTTCTGCAGCCTTCAAGTCGTCGGCAGCTTTCTTTTCTGCATCTGCAACTGCCTGCAGTGCCTTTGCACGAGCATCTGCCAAATCAGTCATGGACTTGATCTGCTCTGCAGACAATGCACGAGCGTGCTCTTCCTTAGCGGCTTCGAGTTCTTCGCGAAGCTTCTGAGTAGCCTCATTCGCTTTAGCCAGTTCAGCGGCATTCTCTACGTTAGCTGCCTGCAGCGCTTCTTCCTTTTCACGAACTTTAGCCTCAGCCTCAGCAAGCTTCCTTTCCGCTTCCGCTACCTGACCAGTAAGGTCATCGCGCTGCTTACGTGCTTCATTGAGCATACGGTCAAGCTCTTCCACGGTGGGCTTTTCCGTCAGATCGGAAATAGGTACTTCGATCTCAACTTTGTCTTCAGGACCGTGCGGAGGCTGCAGGCCACTTGGAGGCAGTTCTGGTTCAGGGCTTGGTGCCTTCACAGGTGGAAGCTCAAGATCCTTCTGTGGCAGGTCAACATCTACCCCGTGATCAGGGGTTGGGGTGAAGGGATCACCTGTAGGCGCAGAAGGCTCAGCGGTAGCATCTGCCTGTGGAGCTGGTGCCTGCTCAGAAGTAGTCGGTGCAGCGGCATCCTCAGTGCTCTGAGCAGAGCCGGAAGGAGCTTGAGTTTGCTCGTTCTGCTGCGCCTCAGCTTGTGCCTGAGCCTCTGCTTCAGCCTTCTTCTTTTCTTCTTCCTGCTGGCGTACGCCTTCGTCGTACTCTTGCTTCGGTACGCCTACGCCACCATCTTCGCTGACAACAAGATCAGGATTTTCTTCAAGATCGATGGAGATGTCGCCTTCGCTCTCGCCAGCGGCAGCTTCGGAGCCTTGGGCAGCACCAGGAGCCTGGTTCTGCTCAGTGGAGGATGCTTCAGCCTGGCCGGTGGGTGCCTCAGCTTGCTCAGTCGATTCTGTCTGTGCAGCTGCAGCGGCAGCTTCCTGCTCGCGCTTCTTCGCTTCTTCAGCCTCGCGCTCTTGGCGCTCCTTACCCTCGCGGAACTCCTCTTCTGGGATGCCCAGAGAATCAGGGTATTCAGCATTAGGGTCAAATTCTTCGTCGCCGCCGTACTCAATGACGAGTTCGTCTTCGGAAGCAAAGGCGGGGGCGGTAGCCACTGGGGAGAATGCAGCGCCGAGGGCAACTGCAACAGAGACAGCACCCACCTTGGAGAGCAGAGTATATCGCTTCATAGTTCTTCGAAATCCTTTCAAAGCAACAATGTTCAAATAGTCCGATTTATTGGTATCAGGATTTGTCACATGACACATAACTAATCTTCAATTTTTCAAACAAACCCCCACAAAAGATGAACAAATGTTAAGTCCCTACCCCTTTTCGAGTACCCCAAAGGGGGTGATGGCCAGTGATAAATAAATTCAAACTAATAGATGCTGGTTTCACTGGAGGTTGTTGACAAGAGCACAATTGTCCCACAAAATTGGCTTTTTGCTGGGAAAAGGTTTTCAACAAGGCGCATTTCCCACGGGTTTACACCCGCCAAATTTTTAGCCGGAAACAAAGTGGACACGCACTAATCTGGCTGAGAAAACTCAGTTTCACCCCGCCTGCACGCCCCCTTTTCGCAGGATAGTCACCCCAGGTAACCCGTTCAAGCTTTGTGGCCCTCAAGAAAAATCTTAAGGGCCACAAAACTTTTTATAATAGCGCTTTAGCTATTTCGACGTCGCAACGCAAGCACCGCGCCCGAAGTCACAAGCAGCAGCGCCAGCACAGACAGCACGCGCACATCCGCACCTGTAGCAGCCAACTGAGGTTCACCCGCAGCCTGCTTCGCCTGCCCCTTGGCCTGCGACTTCGCAGCAGCATTCCCGCCATTTTCAGCAGGTGGAGCAGGATGATTTGCACCTGCCGGTGGCGCAGGTGGCTGTGGAACCATCGGGATCAGGGAGCCAGCCAGTGGAATCAGCGCCACAAAGCCCCACCACCACGGCGGATTAGCCGTATTGCGCAGCTCTAGTGCCATCGGCTGGGTGAAAGTATTCGCCGCAACAGTCACCACACCGGCACCATCAGCATCATTGACTGAAGTCTCGCCCAGGATAAACTCGGGGTCCTTCCACACCGCAAAAGCGGTATCCGCAGGCTTCGTCTCAACCAACTTCACCACCGTACCCACGGGCACATCGGGAAGAACAACAGGCTGATTCGCCTTCAGTCGCAGCACGTGCTCCTTGTGCTCATTCTTGTCCTGCCACGTCGCGCTTACCTGGAATTCCAGGGCTTCGCCTTGGCCAGCGCTCAGCCCGGCAAGGGTCTTGACAATCTGCACTCGCCCAAGCTCAGTGACCACATTGCGCACCGTGACATCCGTAGTCTGCCCGGCAACTACCGGCGCTACCGGCACATTGGTCACTGCGGCTGGATCGGTATCGACCCGCACCCCAGCAATCTGGATACCTGCAAGCTCTTCAGTAACCGCACAGTTCGCACCCGCTGGAATATCGGTGACTGTCACCGGTGTGGTGGCAGAAACCTTCAGCGCCTTGTTCAGCTTCCACGCTTCCTTGGTGCAGTGCACGTTCATGTCAAAGGCGTGGTCGCGTACGTGCTGCAAGCCCTTTGCCGAGCCTTCGAGCTGCTTGTGCACCGTGATGGAACCGGTCGTGGCAGCATAGGTGTTGGTCATGCTCAGCGTTGAAAGCCCACGCTTATCGACGTCGACACGCTGCGGCCGCGGCAACGTCACCGTCGCATTGTCCACCTGCGCCGACTCAGCAACCTCTTGAACCAGGCAGGACGAACCGGCAACAATACGGGTCACCGACTCAGTGCCGCCCGCTTTCACCTTCAACTCACCGCGTGAAGGCTCACCCAAATTCGCGCGTGTGCCAGCACCTTGCGCACCAGGCAACTCACAGGTGTAGGTGAAAGTAAATTCCTTATTGGGGTCGATCGCAATGGATGCACCCAAACCTAAAGCATCTTCGCGCACAACTTTCTTTGTCACACTCAACCCACCTGTGGGAACGGTGTAGGTATTGGTGAAAGTAATGGTTGCGGGCTGCCCATCAGCAACGGTGATCTGCGCATCTTGCTGATCCGCAGTTACCTTCCACTCCACATGATCAATGCCTGCATCTTTTTCAACAACCGTACAGGTCATTCCCTGCGACAAACCATCAACAACAGCCTGACCTGCACCCTGAATAGTCAGCGTGCCCGACTTATTCAGCTCAGCAAACTGCGGATGCACACAGGTGTAATCGAAGTGGAAGCTCGTGCCCGCCGGAAGTGCACCAGCAACATCATCAACCCGCTTGATCACAGTAAACGAACCTTGCTGTGGCTCATAGGTGTTGCTGATAGTAATCAGATTCTGTGCTTCATCAGCACCAATGGTGACAGCGCGGTCAATAGACACCTTTGGGGTATACGCCTGCGCTTCAGCACCGATTTCTTCGCTCACGCTGCACACCGTGCCGTGCTCGAATTCTTCATCGACGACCACCACTGGGCCATTTTGCTCAACCGGCACATCAAAGGCACGGTTGCGCACATACTTACCCTTGCGGGAATCCCGATCACAGGTCACCTTTGCGGTGACAGTAGCCTGAGCCGACTGTGGCACCTGCGCACCTTCGATACCAGCAACAGTGGTGTTCTTCTTAATCCGCAGCGCACCGAAAAGCACCTCAGTGTAGTTATTGGTCACTGTAACGAGGTTCTCTTGGGAAGTCGCACCAGGCTTTACAGTGATGGCGCCACCTGCTGGTTCATAGCTGACCACAGGGCCTTTATGCTCAGCCAACTGCGCTGTATCAGCCTGCTCAACAACGGTGCAGGCAGCCCCTGCATAGAATTCACCAATGCGGGTTGCCTCAGCACCAGGCACCAGCTGTACTGTGCGCTTCAACGCTGCGGTCTCCCCCACAAGTGGGGCGTTGCAGCTGATATCCACAGTCACGGTTGGGGCGGTGACACCTTGGGCTACACCAACTGCATCTTTCTTGACAAACAGCACGCCCTTGGGGTTTTCGGTGTAGGTGTTGGTAATGTCCATCCGGTTGCGGTCTGGCTGATCACCTGGCTGTACCGAAACAATCTGGTTAGCGGGATTATAGGTAACCGCTGGGGTGGCATGGTTATCCACGTTTGCACTGTCTGCCACTTCTTCGAAGCGGCACTGGGTGCCCGCATAGAACTCGCCTACGTTAACAGCAGCAGCCTTCGGCGATACCTGGATGTTCTTGACCACGTCCTTGCTCAAGGCCTTCTCCCCTGTGCTGACCGAATCACGATCACAGGTCACCGCCACAGTCACCGACTCAAGTTCAGCACCAGGAGCCAAACCGGCAACCGCCTTGTTCACATACAGCGTGCCTTTTTCCTCCTCACGGTAGGTGTTGGTGAACGCAGCTTCCACCTTCTGGTTAACCTTGATGGTCACCTGCTGGCTTGGTTGATCGACCTGATGAATGTGGTTCGCGGCTTTCGCCTCAGCAGCGGTTTCATCCACCTGCTCTGTAATGGTGCACTCAGTACCTACTGCAAAAGGCTTCGTCTCTACTCGCCCGCCTGCTACTGGGATTTCCAGCTCGCCGGTTTCTTCACCACCACTACCGTTACAGGTGTAGGTGAAGCGGAATGGCTTGGTCAGATTTAGCTCAGCTGGCTTTTGCACATTCTTCACCACAGTGAAGGTGTTTGTCTTCGGGGTGTAGGTGTTTGTCACCGTAATGCGGTTCGCATCAGCATCGGCACCAATGGTCACAGCCTGGCTTGCCTGTGTTGCCAACTGGTAGTTGGCGTGCCCTGCACCTTCTTCGCTGACATATGCACAGCTGGTTCCGTGTGCGAAGCCTTCATCAACGCTGACCTCTGCACCATTTTGTGGCACCTCAACGGCGAAGTCGGTGTTAGCAGTGTATTTTCCGGCTCGCGATGGCTTATCGCAGCGCAGCTTCACAGTGACGTTTGCAGGAATTTCTGCTGGCAATTCAGCAGTGGTAGCCCCTGCAACCGATGCGGTCTTTTTCACCTTCAGCACGCCAAAATTCACAGGCGTGTAGGTATTGGTGATCACTGCGGTGTTGGATTCTCCCTGACCTTCACCGATTTCAATCCGCTGAGTACCAGGCATGTAACTGACCTCTGGTCCGGTGTGATCAGCAACCTTGGCCGAATCCTCTACCTCATCGAAGGTACAAACAGTGCCTACGTAGAATTCACCTACTTGTTGCGCTTGTCCGCCGACTGTAATGGGCACAATCTTTGGCGTGTTTGCTACGAATTGCTGATCGCCTTGGCTCTTGGAATCCCGGTTACAGGTGAAGGAAACATTGACCGTTTGAAGGGTTGCGCCTTGCGACAATCCTCGTGCATTCTTTTGCACCGCTAAAAAGCCGGTTGCTACAGGACTATACGTATTGGTGAACTCGACCTGCTTATCCTGCCCCGCCTCGATGGTGACAACTTTGCTTTCTTCATCCACCGCATGCGTGTGATTTTTCCCTTCTGCCTCGTTCCTCGTGACAGTGGTGTCTTCAATGATGGTGCACTCAAAACCTGCTGGGATCCGATCGGAAGTGTACTCACCACCAGTTGCGGGGATGGTGAAGTTACCGAGAATTGGATCAACATCCGTGCCTTTTTCACAGCGGAAGTTAAAGTTAAAGGCTTGAGCCAGGTCAAGGCCATTAGGCTTATTTACCTGCTTGCGCACCTTGAACTTTCCTTCTGCGGCGGCAGCAGTAAAACGGTTGGTCAGGATGAACGTAATAGCCTCACCTGGTGCGCCATTCGTGATATTCAGCTGATTAGGTTGAATATCATATGTGGTGTTCTTCCCAATTTGGCTGGCTGGAAGGGTGAATACACCAGGCTGCCATTGGTGCTGAGACTGGGCTACAGCATTTTCAACAATTCTTGCCCGTGTATTTGCTTCGATATCAAGAACACAAGGCTGATTCACCGTGACATTACATGCCTGGTCTGCCTTATTGTCTTGGGTGAGAACAAGTGGGAAGGATTCCACATCCGACTCCACCCCTGCAGGACCTTCGACTTCTTTGCGCACAATGATGCGGGTCTTGGTCAGATCAGCAAACGCCTCAGAGGAAAAAATTGCACGAATAGAAGCCGCGCCAGCAGGCTGATTTTCTTCCTTATCGTTGATCACCACAGTGTTGTGAAGTTTCGGATTATTCACACCTTGATCGCCTTTAATCGCAGGATGCTTCGGTATCCAGGTGTAAAAGCTGATACGGTAGGCCGCACCTTCTTTGGGCGAAGACATAGTCAAGGTGAAGTTTGTGCTTTTATCCCAGTTATGTTCACCCGGTACACCATCGAGAGTAAAAACTTCCGTTTCGCGGTGATCTCCGTTTTCGATTGCGCCATTAGCCCAGTTAGCTACCGCAACTTTTTTACCACAGTCAAGGTCAAACTTATGATAATCCCCGCCGGGCTGACAAAGAGCCCCGTCATGGTCAGACCAATCGCCAGGGCGATCGGGGTGGTCACGACGCATAACGGTAAATCTACCTCCGCCAATGTGTCCTGGGGGAAGAAATTGCGGAAGTTCAATCGTTTTTCCGGTGTCAGGATCTTCGATATTTAAGGGCTGAAGTTGGTCCTTGACCTTAATTTCATTCCCAACAACAGCTGGTGGAAGTTCAACAGTCCACAAAACCTGAAGGTAAGTTTGCCCCTGGTGTGTATGCTCGCTGGCAACCACACCTCCTTTTTTTACCTCGGTTCCATCAACCTTAGCTCCCACAATAGGGGCTTTTTCCACCACACCACTGTCTTTGCCAGTGATCCGCTTATAGGCATTGACCTCTCCACCCCAGATAATTGGGCTGGATGATTTACCACCTTGGGCAGTAAGCTCCGCTTGGAAAGATCCGCGCAGATTCATCAAATTAGCTGTGGCTACTGCTTCGCTGAATGTACACACCACTTCGGTGCTCTTGGCGGTGACAACACAGTTCGTATACCCGTTGGCGTCTTTCACCGACTGGTTTGACACGTCCGAAAGCATCCATTCCGGCAGGGTAATGGTCATGGTATCGCCTGGTTTTGGACGCTCATGCGTGCCTACTGCCCAGTCGAAATTAAAAATGAATCTCTCATTTTCCTTCAAATCGCGTGCTTGGTCGAAGGGGATCTTGCGCCCAGCGGTTCCGCTAATACGGAC contains these protein-coding regions:
- a CDS encoding DHA2 family efflux MFS transporter permease subunit gives rise to the protein MEEHAQHSPPPAQFGRKEKQLLAVLVLTTTVMILNETVLAVALPAIMVDFAITESVAQWLTTGFMLTMASVIPMTGWVIERFSTRRVFFAAISLFFLGTVIAASAPIFAFLLAGRIIQATGTALVFPLLMTTVARVVPINQRGHIMGIVTVVIAVAPALGPTTSGVILRYASWHWVFLFMVPFVLLSAVAGFVLVRDFGPGRASSLDFYSIPLAAGGFGGLVYGLSTIGTVLSTVILGVALACIVAFVHRQRRLVDAGNPLLDLRTFENPTFRNALIIMALLLGMFLGSVTIIPIYLQKGLLVGTVVSGLVVMPGSLIQGLTGPKIGAIFDKVGLKPLLIPGVLLVTIATIGMYLTTANTDSLARYSFLEQPLAVSLVALCFILNALGLGLSMTPLMTTSLSVLPKNLYSHGSATIATLQQLAGAIGTAVLILALSRSAHTPTGASYSYLVAILIAVIVIFFALRMLPHIPTQPAPKHPQ
- a CDS encoding DUF5979 domain-containing protein — encoded protein: MNHSTHADDRTVWHKPWRKILSVVAAAAITVVGVHVVHSHYLPAAFADPAASVSHGDKYATGVRISGTAGRKIPFDQARDLKENERFIFNFDWAVGTHERPKPGDTMTITLPEWMLSDVSNQSVKDANGYTNCVVTAKSTEVVCTFSEAVATANLMNLRGSFQAELTAQGGKSSSPIIWGGEVNAYKRITGKDSGVVEKAPIVGAKVDGTEVKKGGVVASEHTHQGQTYLQVLWTVELPPAVVGNEIKVKDQLQPLNIEDPDTGKTIELPQFLPPGHIGGGRFTVMRRDHPDRPGDWSDHDGALCQPGGDYHKFDLDCGKKVAVANWANGAIENGDHRETEVFTLDGVPGEHNWDKSTNFTLTMSSPKEGAAYRISFYTWIPKHPAIKGDQGVNNPKLHNTVVINDKEENQPAGAASIRAIFSSEAFADLTKTRIIVRKEVEGPAGVESDVESFPLVLTQDNKADQACNVTVNQPCVLDIEANTRARIVENAVAQSQHQWQPGVFTLPASQIGKNTTYDIQPNQLNITNGAPGEAITFILTNRFTAAAAEGKFKVRKQVNKPNGLDLAQAFNFNFRCEKGTDVDPILGNFTIPATGGEYTSDRIPAGFECTIIEDTTVTRNEAEGKNHTHAVDEESKVVTIEAGQDKQVEFTNTYSPVATGFLAVQKNARGLSQGATLQTVNVSFTCNRDSKSQGDQQFVANTPKIVPITVGGQAQQVGEFYVGTVCTFDEVEDSAKVADHTGPEVSYMPGTQRIEIGEGQGESNTAVITNTYTPVNFGVLKVKKTASVAGATTAELPAEIPANVTVKLRCDKPSRAGKYTANTDFAVEVPQNGAEVSVDEGFAHGTSCAYVSEEGAGHANYQLATQASQAVTIGADADANRITVTNTYTPKTNTFTVVKNVQKPAELNLTKPFRFTYTCNGSGGEETGELEIPVAGGRVETKPFAVGTECTITEQVDETAAEAKAANHIHQVDQPSQQVTIKVNQKVEAAFTNTYREEEKGTLYVNKAVAGLAPGAELESVTVAVTCDRDSVSTGEKALSKDVVKNIQVSPKAAAVNVGEFYAGTQCRFEEVADSANVDNHATPAVTYNPANQIVSVQPGDQPDRNRMDITNTYTENPKGVLFVKKDAVGVAQGVTAPTVTVDISCNAPLVGETAALKRTVQLVPGAEATRIGEFYAGAACTVVEQADTAQLAEHKGPVVSYEPAGGAITVKPGATSQENLVTVTNNYTEVLFGALRIKKNTTVAGIEGAQVPQSAQATVTAKVTCDRDSRKGKYVRNRAFDVPVEQNGPVVVVDEEFEHGTVCSVSEEIGAEAQAYTPKVSIDRAVTIGADEAQNLITISNTYEPQQGSFTVIKRVDDVAGALPAGTSFHFDYTCVHPQFAELNKSGTLTIQGAGQAVVDGLSQGMTCTVVEKDAGIDHVEWKVTADQQDAQITVADGQPATITFTNTYTVPTGGLSVTKKVVREDALGLGASIAIDPNKEFTFTYTCELPGAQGAGTRANLGEPSRGELKVKAGGTESVTRIVAGSSCLVQEVAESAQVDNATVTLPRPQRVDVDKRGLSTLSMTNTYAATTGSITVHKQLEGSAKGLQHVRDHAFDMNVHCTKEAWKLNKALKVSATTPVTVTDIPAGANCAVTEELAGIQIAGVRVDTDPAAVTNVPVAPVVAGQTTDVTVRNVVTELGRVQIVKTLAGLSAGQGEALEFQVSATWQDKNEHKEHVLRLKANQPVVLPDVPVGTVVKLVETKPADTAFAVWKDPEFILGETSVNDADGAGVVTVAANTFTQPMALELRNTANPPWWWGFVALIPLAGSLIPMVPQPPAPPAGANHPAPPAENGGNAAAKSQAKGQAKQAAGEPQLAATGADVRVLSVLALLLVTSGAVLALRRRNS